The genomic interval GTTGATCACCACTGACCAGTCTCTGTGTAGCGTTTCGTACGACATGACCACCTCGTCCGTCATCATCCGTGAACTGACCGTCACCGATCCCGCTGTCGTCACCGAGGCACTGCGCTGGTCGACCGGTCGTCGGGGCGAGGCCATTACCGCCTCGGAAATGACCGGTGCCGACCTTTCCCGGTTCGTCAACCAGGCACTCCTGATCGGCGCCCACGCCATCACCTCGGCCGGCGGCACCCAGGAGAAGTTCGACCTCGAGCGCTTGGTCAGTGAAGTCGGCACCCGGACCAGCGAGGCCACCACCAGGGCCGCCGAGGCCACCAGCGAGACCGTGACCCAGGTTGCGGACACCCTGCAGAAGGTCTCCGAGGAGACGAAGAAGCAGATCACTCAGGCGAGCGAACAGACGCGAAAGGCCTTTTCCGACAATGTGGATGAGGCATCGAAGGCCTTGCGCGCCGAAATCCAGCGCCTCGTGGGTGGCGAGCAGCCGGAACTGGTCGATCGGCTGGCACCGTTGCTCGAGGCCTTTGGGCAGAAGCTGGACACGCGCAGCACCGAGCAGACCCAGACGCTGCTGGCCAAGGCGGCCCGGCAGTTCGACCCGACCGATCCGACGTCACCGATGGCCAAGCACACGAAAGCCCTTCAGGAGCAGCAGGTAGCGCTGAACGCTGAGCTGGAGAAGAACCACCTGGCGTTGGTCGCCAAGGTCGACGAGCTGACGACAGCAGTGAAGGTTTCGACCTCGGCGAAGGAATCGGTGGAAAAGCTGGCCAAGGTCACGCCGCTCAAGGGTGACACCTACGCCGATGCTGTGCACCAGGTGATGGAGGAGATCGCTGGTGGCCTCGGTGACGAGTACACCAACACGGGAGCCACCGTCGGGGTTGTGGCCCGGAGCAAGAAGGGCGATGGCGTGCTGGTCGTCAATGGCGGCCTCGCCCGGCTGGTGCTGGAGATGAGCGACTCGAACCGGACCGCTTGGAACGACTACCTCGACGAGGCCGAACGCAACCGTGAGGCTGCCGCCTCCCTGGGTCTGGTGCCGAGCACTGCGCAGAATGGCGGGCACAGCATTCGCTGCATCGGCTCCCGGCGGATCGT from Kineosporia sp. NBRC 101731 carries:
- a CDS encoding Fis family transcriptional regulator encodes the protein MTTSSVIIRELTVTDPAVVTEALRWSTGRRGEAITASEMTGADLSRFVNQALLIGAHAITSAGGTQEKFDLERLVSEVGTRTSEATTRAAEATSETVTQVADTLQKVSEETKKQITQASEQTRKAFSDNVDEASKALRAEIQRLVGGEQPELVDRLAPLLEAFGQKLDTRSTEQTQTLLAKAARQFDPTDPTSPMAKHTKALQEQQVALNAELEKNHLALVAKVDELTTAVKVSTSAKESVEKLAKVTPLKGDTYADAVHQVMEEIAGGLGDEYTNTGATVGVVARSKKGDGVLVVNGGLARLVLEMSDSNRTAWNDYLDEAERNREAAASLGLVPSTAQNGGHSIRCIGSRRIVMAFEPSTDDPQLLRTVVQILRVAAISASSRRDVENVQTAEEKITEALGLLMKIDEIHKAAGTIRKGADKIEGQCSTIQTGLNRLLTQAQGALAGLAQAEGESVEVFGTYPRTLDMLNPA